A region of the Haematobia irritans isolate KBUSLIRL chromosome 5, ASM5000362v1, whole genome shotgun sequence genome:
aatcaaagttgttttgacgTCCACGCAATACGTGAACATGGCCTTATACtagcggatttgtcgccgcaacgtgttgtgtcgtagggtttatccgaccgtataaggtgccctttactcgatttcgactgcggtaATTTGGCCCCTGAGAATCGATATACGATATCCAATACTCTTCGGAAAAACGCTGTTACTATCGCTTAAGTGTCAATAAGAGTATCTTCGAAGAGTtagagaaagtgcattttaagagaattgtaaaagaatcattgcatTTTAAGAGAATTGTAAAAAACGCTGTTACTATCGCTTAAGTGCCAATAAGAGTATCTTCAAAGAgttagacaaagtgcattttaagagaattgtaaaagaatcattgtggtgaaGTAGAACACGAttatttagatgtttattaatttgagtaAACAAAAGTAAGTAAGAGTCCGCCTATTGctgtggttatatttacacactaaaggtgggtactatgttcggttttcgagttgaaaatcactttattttcgcgattacttttcctgaaataatcaaaattataaattaaaaccaaaatattcctgtaaagtcttgccgaaatctattgaattaatttatctgcttcatattgaactgttttattaaagtaaccgcgaaaatttcaactcgaaaagcgaacatagtacttaccttaagggTATATTTGAAACCGAAACTTTCGAAATATACCAAGTCATGTGATGTTGTAAATGTCAAGAATTATCAAAAAATGTGCAATTTCTTACCAGATTTTTAAAAGTTTCGGTTTTAAAAAGTTTCGGTTTCGAAAGGGACATAACTCCTTCCCCGTTTGTAGTTTATCGTATGAAGTTACCTTTAAATTGGTCGATTCTACACATTTTAATGGTGCGTTGCCAACCCgttttaaatttccaaacaaCGGTGTACTCGTACCGCCCTCATTATTTACGCCGTTAGAAAACCGAAATATAAAACCGCTCCaatccaaagattatagaagaggaagattggctactgagcacatcaaaccatttaccacattagtttaatactcgaaccaaacgcgtatacgacaagtattgacatagcattaaaatgcaaataaaaagaaattaagagcacgaaataaatttcaataaaggggaaaatgtaatttttttgttgttgcctaaaatttgacattgtttcattaagaaaattacatttttcatttaaaaaataaaaactaaaaataactaaaggtgagtactatgttcgagtttttcaccaaaacactaaattaaaagtgcaaaaatatatatgaagacgataacatttttatcaagtctcttcaaattatggatggaaaagatccaatgtattgattgcgaaccatttaatatttcaaaattaattgattaaaaaaagtaaccgtgaaaataagctggttttcagcttgaaaactgaacatagtattcagcttaaactcgaacttaataccaccCTTTAGTTTTTAGAAAGTGATTTTTAACTCGATTCTGAACATAGTACTGACCTATACATGCATGCCCGCAAAGTATGACCGTTTCCAAAttctttgtctttacactaattgaTTCATTTCGTCGAATTCATTTgtaatttctttgaaaactcggcgaatatttttgaaaaggtAACGAGTACtagtaatcaaatactcgttactttcccaacactactGTAGTctataaatttatcaaaatataaacaAGCAACATCTGGACATCTGGtgtaaaataacaatattaattaaaatatggtaattttttgtttcatcgaCGAAAtcctttcattcattcatttaataTCTGTTGCTGTGTTATTGCTTATAAGAGCCATCCATTTTAAGTTGTATATTTTCTTGCAGTATGTTTCATCattatgttataatttttttttaaaccataGTTGCTTATAATGttgttttttaatcaaaagGCTCTTGTCGCTCCACTATGCGGATAAAAGGGAGAGTTTGTAcaggagaattttatttcactgaTTGTTACTTAAGACAGAATCATAAAATATCGCAATAGACATTTTTATTCGTGGTTTAAAGCCGGACTATTCTCGAATGATCATCTCTCAGAGACCAAAGACTCATCCAGAGGATCCGGAATTTGACTTTGAATAATGATATATTGCACGCAAAGACAACTAGTATTGATACAGAATCGACATCCACCGATACGATGAATCACTGAAGATTCACCAAGATTGCTGAAaggggtgtttggtcgaaactgggattgaacccattgccctttgtatgcaaggggaGCATGCATCGGCTGCATTCTTTATCACTTCCGGTCGTTCCGAAAATTCAGGTCCTCGACGATCCACTTGAGgatacaaggttaggttaggttaggtggcagcccgatgtatcagtctcacttagactattcagtccattgtgataccacattggtgaacttatcactgagtgccgctcgattccatgttaagctcaatgacaagggacctcctttttatagccgagtccgaacggcgatccacattgcagtgaaaccacttagagaagtttttgaaaccctcagaaatgtcaccagcattactgaggtgggataatccaccgctgaaaaactttttggtgttcggtcgaagcaggaatcgaacccacgaccttgtgtatgcaaggcgggcatgctaaccattgcaccacggtggctcccttgaggATCCAAACttaattgtcaaaaaattttaaatttacatatagcttcggaAAAACtgattgttattttttatttaatttaattaaaaaaggttgaATAGAAACCTGGAATGAACACAGCGATCACAGATAGTtggtaatgggaaattttaaaaccTTCAAAGTCCATACCTAATAAACTATTGTTTTCAATTAACTAactgcctgttcatgaaacacaaaatcgacTCTAGACGAATCGTTCATCTaaattgaaactaaaaaaactttagatatatttgctagaaaatcctgaaatttgtcatgaactcattatttatgatttactatcgaacaCCGAAACAACTCCCCAGAttctggttttcgagatatcaatacgggatttttgacgaatcgttcgtctcgaGGAGAACGAAAATTCCACGAATGGGCGGTAAATCAGGACTATTTAGAATTTAACGTACTTTGCTGTTATTAGCTCCACTGATCAtcgttacttttatagaaattgataTGTAAAATCCCGTTGCATGCACAATGTTTAAGTTCTAATTAAAACGGgttcttattttcttttttgcggAAACTTGCTTCAGTCGGTTACATTTCATACGGATGTTGGAGACATAAAAATAGAACTATTCTGCGAAGATTGTCCCAAggcttgtgaaaattttttagctttatgTGCAAGTGACTATTATAATGGATGTGCATTTATACGAAATATCAAAGGATTCATTGTACAAACGGGAGATCCCACAAATACGGGGAAAAATGGTCAATCTATATGGGGTCATAAATTTGAAGATGAGTTTAAGGATCACTTAAAAGTAAGACGTTTTTGTGTCTCAGAATTTTCAGagctaatatattaaatatttacagcATTCAGATCGTGGCATGTTATCAATGGCAAATAATGGTCCAAATGCGAACGCTAGCcagtttttctttacatatgcAGCTCAACCTAATTTGGATTTGAAATATACCCTCTTTGGACGAATCATTGACGGATTCGATGCTTTGGATGAATTGGAAAAATTACCCGTAAATCCCAAAACATATCGTCCTCACGTAGAGAAGAAAATAAATGGTGTAACGATACATGCTAATCCTCTAGCTGGGTAGAacattaaatgtaattaataataaaaaatatgaaattcatTTACGTGGTCTTATTTTAGGATTGTATGAATATTATTATCATTATGAAAAGAACCTAAATTCATATATTTTCTTCCTTCATATTCCTCATCAAAGATACTTCTTCTTTCGACTAAATCGGAAAGAAGATGAAGAAGGTAGTGTTATGTGTTAAATGAGACATGTTTGAGTAGtactcaaaatttcctatatctgTGACAGGATTGCCATTTTGTTCCTATCGGATGGTGGGACcaaatgaaatttggttgattttggtaaaatttctgtagaaataaaattttgacagtattttctatagaaataaaattttgacaaaattttctatagaaacaaaattttgacaaaattttctatagaaatagaattttgtttatttaagctgaaatcaaaaaaacaacaacaatgattaaagaacaaaaccaacaataacaaaacaaaacgaatgaaagaaaattttgacaaaaatttctatagaaataaaatttagacaaaattttctatagaaataaatagaaataaaaatttgacaaatttttctatcgaagtaaaattttcggaaatttttaacttttaaatgatatcaatttaatttagcaaaatggtccgctgatgcgaattttggtccaactttggaaaaatgtcggtccaaaataaaaaattcattgtggcaacattGATCTGTGATgtcttctttttatacccttcaccactactgtggtacagggtataataagtttgtgcatttgtatgtaacgccaagaaggaaaagtctgagacccatcgtttagtatacctatcgtcttagaattaaattctgagtcgatttagcgatgtccgtctgtctgtctgactgttcatgtatttttgtgcgcaaagtttaggtcgcagtttaagtccgatcgtcctcaaatttggcacggtcGTTTTGGGGACAAAggcgatcgctattgattttggaaaaaatcggttcagatttagatatagctgtcatatatatttatccccgatctggtcataattggcgtgtttatcaacagatgttcttcaaattccgtacatccgaatgttttatgagtctcgaaaaacttgcaaaatatcagccaaatcggttcagatttagatatagctcccatatatatctctcgtccgatttagactcatatggcaacagaggccaaagtttactaccgattttcgtgaaattttatttagatatagctcacatatatagctttcgtccgatgtccacttatatggcctcaaaagctagagttttgccctgacttgcttcaaattttgcacgagaggtacgtttaacggtgtcgttatgtgtgccaaatttggttaaaattggttcagatttagatatagctcccatatatatctttcgtccgatttggacttatatggcctcaaaagccagagttttgccctgaattgcttcacatttggcacaaggagtacgtttaatagtatcggtaagtgtgccaaatttggttgaaatcggttcagatttagatatagctcccatatatatctttcgcccgatttacactcatatgatcacggaGGCTATAGTTATactccatttacgtgaaattttgcagagattgcagaattattattctaacaatgcatgtcaaatttagtcacaatcggttcaaattatatatagctcccatatatacgtacaccagagttggggaaatatggtagactgtttcatattttagacccattttcaatgagattttcctccaattgactggatagtttccacagagaatatatttaatatgatatttaagtgtgtcaagtttgatctaatttggttcagatttagataaagcctccatatattcgtttttccggtttatacaaataaggccaaaattcccacacttaacacaaaattctgtgatgatttccccatatcttagtcatatcctaaacactgtaatgccagaatttccacagaacgattgagttttaaataaggctccaagtcgcccgacttgaccaaataatatatcacaacccacacttgaccatatatcttggcgggatctaaccaatatccctgTAAAGTCGCCACTGCTAATTAGCagtatcaaaaattgtaaatattactaaaattgccctatatctcgaatacatatgtatcacctgataaatcataaatgctcttttgtataattgcattaaaatttatctcgcttcatatttcccatatttttttactatgttaacattgtgtttcatcccagggccgatttaaattgtaattctagagtttttgtaaaagtacaaaaaattgtctccattaaaagtatttgtatctggaaatgcaaacctttatatagctcccagcaaatttgaagtagttgagagtctaagagtataatataatcggctccgcccgactttagactttacttacttgttttaaaaatgTAGTTGCCTCTTTTTATACTTTTGTACTTCCTGGTCTAGAGAACAactatttgtaaaatttgttgggTTTTAAATGTGACTCAAGGTATTTGAAATCGTTTTTAACTGATGTCTTCAAAATGTTTCTCTTTGGAGAAATTTGCGAGCatttattccgaaaaaaaattctaactgACTAATCAACCGAAGTATTATTGTCCATCGTTAGCCACAAATGTTTCCATCTTTCTAGCGACACATGAATACCACGAAGGGAAAAACATTCGCATTTTGACTCAATCCGCGAATCGACCCAATTTTTGGCTTCCTCATATGCTGCTCAGTCAGGCCATACGTTATAGATCGGAAGAAAAGGTAATCAGAAGGAACAACGTCTGCTATACGACGAATGGGGTAGGACTCCACATTTTAGTGTTTCAAAATACGCGTTTGTTGGCATTTATCAGGCTATGCTCGGCTCAAACGCATCAATTCATTTCGATACAAAGTTTCTGTTATCTTTTCACCAGTTTGTAGCAGGCCATTGTACATTACACCCGGTTGGTCCTTTTCAAATACTCAATATGAACTTTCCATGAATATTCGgcttccatatattttttttacttttctttgttCACCTTAAAGAAGCTGTTCGCAGGCTTCCCGCAAATACTTATTTGTGGGTACACTCCCTGCAAGTGACACATACTGAAAATGAAGGTTTTGGAATGAGGAATATAGTGTCAGTATTGTCTGATGCGTATGTCCCGAACTACGCCATCTGTTTTCAATCCCGTAAAACTAGTTTGCGTACcttataaaatattgcaaaatccatagtttattatgattgtaaattttttaataaataagcaaatgtttataaaatttcttgagttttttatttaaaattttgtttatatagattaaataaattttcatcaacAAACTTTTTAACTAATATTTAGAGATAAGGATTTTTAAAAGggcaaatcaaaaataaattgaaaaaaatttcactatataataataggaataaatttttaaataaatgagtCTCGCATTAGAAAGaagatgaaaaacaaaaactttaaaacaaatTGAACAAATTGGGAAAAGTGTTACGATTTtctttactatttttattgCTAAACTTAAAGTAAATGATAGTATTTGtcttattattaaaaaacataTGGATTCAATAATAACTAAAGCTAATATTGctaacaataataaaataaaaacaaatgcttGAAAAATAATTTCACTTCAGCATAAAAATAGAGATGGGATTTCACCATCATCTCGTTGTTTTGTGTGTTATTCAGATAAAAAACATGAGAAAACAGTTGATAATGGTGAATTGCAATGATGATCAGGTGTTGGGCATGGAAGCAATTTTGATGGGATCCAAATTATTTAGCTGCAACGGCTTGATTGCCATTGGAAGCGACTGCTGCTTTACTcttgggtggatatttcttcATATGTTCCTCGAACATAGCACGAATATCGGCTAAAGCCTTGCAAATATTGTCGGCGAAACGATGGacattctgcaaaaaaaaaaaaaacaaataaaataaaataaaatatagtatcAAGTGATCTTATCTCAATAGCAATTTAATGATGTTAAACAAAGTTGCTTAATCAGTAGTTTTGTGTTGCTAAAACGGCAAAACTTCTTCAGACGAAACAACAGCGAAAGAAAACTTCAAAAACAAATCTGCTTAAACAACAGCAACGTGTTATTACAAATTCTGATCCAAATTCAGATCCGACTTCTTTTATTTATTCGATCCACTTAAAGTTAGATATGTGATGCTAAGAAAACCCCTAGAGCAACAAAAAATTAGGTTAAATCATTAGCCGCCATATACGATCTTATTATGCTATCCACAAAAAGTGGGTAATGTTGGCCTATAATTTGTTATAGCCACCGATACCCAGTTTTGAGCTTCTCTGAGGGATAAAGCACTATTACAACCcatcccagatttgatttcttgggcgtAACAGAGacttgtagtttttatcaaatacgATTGAAAATCTGTGAGtgctttaagtttttatatacaCAAGTCCATAATCACGTACATCGCTCATATGAACCAATCATTAGATATGAAAGTTTATCTCCGCAGAACACCTTTGTATGTGAAGAAGCAAAAGAGGAAGGTCGGTCTATATACTAACTAATGCGaaagaaacttttcacaaaaaaaaaaaaacttttcagcgttgtcagtaatgctggcgatACTTCTGAGTATTCAAAgcctctctaaatggtttcaccgtAATATGAAGCGTCAATCTGAATCGGCTGTAATAAGAGAGTTATTGAATTCAATATGGACTgcgttcagtgataagagagaagttcgccacaatggtatcacaatgaactgaatagtctaagcaagCCTAAAATAGTGGGTTGCCACCATAATTAGTCTTGGTACATAGTTTTGGATGGCTAATGGAACGTCATTTTCCATAAGACATCATATCgggaagttatttttttttatttatttattcattttaatACAAAAGCCTATTGGCCAATAACGTATTACAAAGCAACTATATACCtaagtaatataaaataacaattccttgtataacaaaaaaaaaaatatatatataaatatataaatttatatataaataaatcaataagtGACAGCACCTAAAATTTCTAGATATAAATCTACAAGAACTAATAGTAAAAGGTCCAGATAGTTCATGCTCAGATATCCATATATTATGATGCTAAGGTATTATAATGTTCAACTAACTTAAGACAGAAAACATTATTCGTATGGGAAAAAATGCGTAGATAATGTGGTAAATAGTTCCAGCATCTCGCAATTTTCACAACAAAAGATTTCGCATAGACTGAATACCGAATTctcggaataaatttttgaggattGCGAGTAGATCTACTAAAGGTAAAGCTACGGTAAAGTTCTGCAGGGATTCCACTTTTTATAGTACAATAGAATAGTCGAAGTAAATGAATATTCACAAAGTCAGAAAAAGAACAACCCAAAAACTTCTTAACGTACCCAGATACATGGTCCCTTCGACGCACCGTGTATACAAAACGAACAACTGTATTCACCAGCCTTTTAATAGTCAATACAAAATTCTCATTAGTGCCAGAGAAAATCTCCAGGCCATATAAAATCTATGTTACGCGCCGTATATTAAATGCCACTGGCACAAGAAAACATATTTGGTTAAAGAACATATCCACAGAGTCATTGAGGCATGGAAAGATGGTCCCCTGACTAGCTCAAGCAGGTTAGATTGGTTCCTGACCCGATGTTCTTGGCGCGTAAGCATATTGTGAAATATCCATGCCATAAAGATTTATATTCCAGAAAAAGATAATTGTTCAaggtatataaatgaaaataaagtcCTGAATCGTTACATTGGTGGATATGACAGGGTGGTTTGTCATATCAAGGTACATTTTACCCTTTATATGTaggctttaataaaaaaaaccgaccttttaattaatttttgaacttgAACTTTCATAAATGCATGTTTTCTCTTAATTTCTATATGTGTATTCGTTCCGAAAAAAAACTTACCGTGGTTTCACAATGATTTTTAGCTGATATATGGAAGAATATCAAATCTTCTCCGGCAATAATATATGAAACACCATAACCATCATCGGCAACTGGACCAAAACCACCTCCAGAACTAATGCATTGTGGATGCTTTTTCAAATCCATTTTGGGTGTTTGACCATGAGGTGTCTGACTAGTCGATAAACGCCATGGTTCACTGAGTACTTCGTTGAGGAAGGGGGAATCGACTTCCAAGTATTTGGAAACGACATATAAACAGAACAAATGACGATCAATGCCACGACCACACATGGCATCTTGATAACCAAGTTGATGGCGATCACAAGCTTTCTTCAGTAAATCAACACGTTCTTCAatctaaacaaaaacaaaatggaaaTTGTAAATCAtagttatgaaaatttaatagcTATAACTACCGTCTTGGTCTTATCTTCCATTGCCTTAACCCAGGCAGCTGATTCTATGGTACATGGTCTCACAGTTTCCGTACGGCCTTCACGGAATAAACGTGTCATTGATGCCTCGTATGTCAATGAGAAACGACCAGCATCACGGTAGTAGGCCAACTGTAAAGCCATTTGAATGAAGGCATCTGGAGAAAGGCGACATTTCTTCATGAATCCTTTGCCATATTGATTGTGTACCAAAATTCTGAGATCAATATCCTTTGAGAAGAAGTGAaatgataaaacattttgttttggtttgctATTATCAATGTCTTACATTAATCAATTTGTTAGCGTCTAAGGTGGCttcttcaatttgtggcaaacatGGCTCCAACTTCCAACTAAGACGTGTGGGTGATGGAGGTGGATATTCAGGTGTACCCCTTGTATTTCCATTTTCGTCGTATCTAAATATGAGATAatagaaattccattttttattaaaaaatttagataATGTAGGTGGATCCAGCACCGCTTTACAAAAAGAAACgcaaacatacaaacaaataaaacaaatactaGCGTAGGCATGCACATGCATATATACAAAGGCTAACCATAATCAATCGCTTCAAATATTCATATTTTGACTAATAATCTAAAAAATTCGGTggaatttaatatataaaaaagttcAGATGTGGGTTAAGTTttaaattgttgctttggatcattcacctTCAAGTTATAAAcaagatttaattttattctgcttctctattttaatttttgatagttttatatgaggccaatatataattataccgATATGGAGAAATTGTTGGATGATTCCCAGAGGACATCAAGTACGAATTTTGACCGGATCAGATATATTGTCCCCTTCAGGaggctcaaaaaatcaaatctgtggatcggtttatacgggttctatatataattattgatcgatattgagcaatttttgtatgatagtTAGAAGATAGATACTCTCATCACATCCCAGCTGaaaaagcgtcgtcaaaaaaaagtagtgaaaatgttatttttggatccggaagtggtgcaaaattggcgcagaagcgatgaatttaacatgggcttttcataggacagatgtccaccatttcaacagccgttgcactgaatttgcattactttttaaggtgtgatccgaatttagtgttttggatgtgacttaacaaattttgtgatattttgcaaataaaaaattttatatttttaatgcattctaacgcttatctgaaacgtttgacctcaaatattttcaaaaaaaagttataaaaaaatgaattaaaaga
Encoded here:
- the LOC142240923 gene encoding peptidyl-prolyl cis-trans isomerase-like 3, whose amino-acid sequence is MSVTFHTDVGDIKIELFCEDCPKACENFLALCASDYYNGCAFIRNIKGFIVQTGDPTNTGKNGQSIWGHKFEDEFKDHLKHSDRGMLSMANNGPNANASQFFFTYAAQPNLDLKYTLFGRIIDGFDALDELEKLPVNPKTYRPHVEKKINGVTIHANPLAG